One stretch of Tenacibaculum sp. MAR_2010_89 DNA includes these proteins:
- the alaS gene encoding alanine--tRNA ligase — translation MKSQEVRAKFLDFFKSKQHDIVPSAPMVLKNDPTLMFTNSGMAPFKEYFLGNATPKNNRISDSQKCLRVSGKHNDLEEVGYDTYHHTMFEMLGNWSFGDYFKKEAIAWAWELLTEVFKIDKDILYVTVFEGDEKDGTKMDQEAYDLWKQYISEDRILMGNKKDNFWEMGEQGPCGPCSEIHVDIRTAEEKAKVDGKSLVNEDHPQVVEIWNLVFMQYNRKANGTLEGLPSKHIDTGMGFERLCMVLQGVQSNYDTDVFTPLIREVETITGIEYGKDEKIDIAIRVIADHVRAVAFAIADGQLPSNNGAGYVIRRILRRAIRYGFTFLNQKEPFIYKLAETLSHQMGAAFPEIKKQDTLVHNVIKEEEASFLRTLDQGLLLLDKVIEDTNGKTVSGKKAFELYDTYGFPLDLTQLIAREKGYEINEEEFNAGMKAQKDRSRAASASETGDWVILIEDEVEEFIGYDTLTADVKLTRYRKVTTKKDGDQYQLVFNMTPFYPEGGGQVGDKGAIETPNGDVIYITDTKKENNVIIHFAKNLPKNLNDTFKAVVNDEFRRLSASNHSATHLLHQALRAVLGTHVEQKGSLVSPKHLRFDFSHFSKVDKDQLQEIEEFVNARIRENLPLIEKRNIPMQQAIDEGAMALFGEKYGDSVRAIRFGQSIELCGGTHVQQTGDIWYFKIKSEGAVAAGIRRIEAITNIAVGDYFEDIERNYTEVKQVLKNPKNLTKSVVALQDENANLKKQLEQLLKDKAKNMKGDIKNQLQEVNGVHFVATKVDLDPTSIKTLLFELGGEIDNLFVLFASSASPEKAMLTCYISKELANERGYDAGKVVRELGKYIHGGGGGQNFFATAGGKNPGGIPKVLEKAIEYIG, via the coding sequence ATGAAATCTCAAGAAGTTAGAGCTAAATTTTTAGATTTTTTTAAATCGAAACAACATGACATCGTTCCTTCTGCACCTATGGTGCTAAAAAACGATCCTACCTTAATGTTTACCAACTCTGGTATGGCCCCGTTTAAGGAGTACTTTTTAGGTAATGCCACACCAAAAAATAATAGAATTTCAGATTCTCAAAAATGTTTACGTGTTTCAGGAAAACATAACGATTTAGAAGAAGTTGGATATGACACCTATCATCATACTATGTTTGAGATGCTAGGAAACTGGAGTTTTGGTGATTATTTTAAAAAAGAAGCTATTGCTTGGGCTTGGGAATTATTAACTGAGGTTTTTAAAATAGATAAAGATATTTTATACGTAACCGTTTTTGAAGGTGATGAAAAAGACGGTACTAAAATGGACCAAGAAGCATACGATTTATGGAAGCAATATATTTCAGAAGATCGTATTTTAATGGGAAATAAAAAAGATAATTTCTGGGAAATGGGTGAGCAAGGTCCTTGTGGTCCATGTTCAGAAATTCATGTTGATATTCGTACAGCCGAAGAAAAAGCTAAAGTAGACGGAAAATCATTAGTTAATGAAGATCACCCACAAGTTGTTGAAATTTGGAACTTAGTATTTATGCAATACAATCGTAAAGCTAACGGTACTTTAGAAGGGCTTCCTTCTAAACATATTGATACAGGTATGGGGTTTGAACGTTTATGTATGGTTTTACAAGGAGTTCAATCTAATTACGATACTGATGTTTTTACACCTTTAATTCGTGAAGTTGAAACCATCACTGGGATTGAATATGGCAAAGATGAAAAAATAGATATTGCTATTCGTGTTATTGCTGACCACGTTCGTGCAGTTGCTTTTGCTATTGCTGATGGTCAATTACCTAGTAATAATGGTGCAGGTTATGTTATTCGTAGAATATTGCGTAGAGCTATTCGTTATGGATTTACATTCTTAAATCAAAAAGAACCTTTCATTTATAAGTTAGCAGAAACGTTATCACATCAAATGGGTGCTGCTTTTCCTGAAATTAAAAAGCAAGACACTTTAGTACATAATGTAATTAAAGAAGAAGAAGCTTCTTTTTTACGTACACTAGATCAAGGATTGTTATTATTAGATAAAGTTATAGAAGACACTAATGGAAAAACAGTATCTGGTAAAAAAGCTTTTGAATTATATGACACCTATGGTTTTCCTTTAGATTTAACTCAATTAATTGCTCGTGAAAAAGGATATGAGATTAATGAAGAAGAATTTAATGCTGGGATGAAAGCTCAAAAAGATCGTTCTCGTGCAGCTTCTGCAAGTGAAACTGGTGATTGGGTTATTTTAATAGAAGATGAAGTAGAAGAATTTATTGGATACGACACCTTAACTGCTGATGTAAAATTAACACGTTACAGAAAAGTTACCACTAAAAAAGATGGTGACCAATATCAATTAGTATTTAACATGACTCCTTTTTATCCTGAAGGTGGTGGACAAGTTGGTGACAAAGGTGCCATTGAAACTCCAAATGGTGATGTTATATACATAACGGATACTAAAAAGGAAAACAATGTAATTATTCATTTTGCTAAAAACCTTCCTAAAAACTTAAATGACACGTTTAAAGCAGTAGTAAATGATGAATTTAGACGATTATCTGCAAGTAATCATTCTGCTACTCACTTATTACACCAAGCATTACGTGCAGTTTTAGGAACTCATGTTGAACAAAAAGGATCATTAGTTAGTCCTAAACATTTACGTTTTGATTTTTCTCACTTTTCTAAAGTTGATAAAGATCAATTACAAGAAATAGAAGAGTTTGTAAATGCTCGTATTCGAGAAAACCTTCCATTAATAGAAAAAAGAAACATCCCAATGCAACAAGCTATTGATGAAGGTGCAATGGCTTTATTTGGTGAAAAATATGGTGATAGTGTTCGTGCTATTCGTTTTGGACAATCAATAGAATTATGTGGTGGAACTCATGTACAACAAACTGGTGATATTTGGTATTTCAAAATAAAATCAGAAGGAGCCGTTGCAGCTGGAATTCGTCGTATTGAAGCCATTACTAATATAGCCGTAGGTGATTACTTTGAAGATATTGAACGTAATTACACAGAAGTAAAACAGGTATTAAAAAACCCTAAAAACCTTACTAAATCGGTAGTTGCTTTACAAGATGAAAATGCTAATTTAAAAAAGCAATTAGAGCAATTATTAAAAGATAAAGCTAAAAACATGAAGGGTGACATCAAAAACCAATTACAAGAGGTTAATGGTGTTCACTTTGTAGCTACTAAAGTAGATTTAGATCCAACTAGTATTAAAACCTTACTATTTGAATTAGGTGGGGAAATAGATAATTTATTTGTTCTATTTGCTTCTTCTGCTTCGCCTGAAAAAGCAATGTTAACTTGTTATATTTCTAAAGAACTTGCAAACGAACGTGGGTATGATGCTGGTAAAGTAGTTAGAGAATTAGGGAAGTACATTCACGGTGGTGGTGGTGGACAAAATTTCTTTGCTACTGCTGGAGGTAAAAACCCAGGTGGAATTCCAAAAGTATTAGAAAAAGCAATTGAATACATCGGATAA
- a CDS encoding M23 family metallopeptidase, translating to MAKVKYYYDPETLSYRKIESRSAEKYKKAFLVVTGGLLIAFLGFIGFSQFLLTPKERAQKRELENLKLHYELLSKRMDESSGVLTELQQRDNNIYRTYFEASPIAEEQRRAGFGGVNRYKHLDGFDNSSMIKNVTKELDILSKQMVVQSKSLDEIVNLAKEKEKMLASIPAIQPVKNEDLKRMASGYGMRLHPILKSWRMHNGMDFTSPTGTPIFASGNGKVIKAHRSSTFGKVIYIDHGYGYKTIYAHMSKMVAKKGQSVKRGDLIGYVGNTGRSAAPHLHYEVHKNGRPVNPIYFYYGDLTPEEFIAMQKASQQKGQSYD from the coding sequence ATGGCGAAAGTAAAATATTATTATGATCCAGAGACGTTATCTTATAGAAAAATAGAGAGTAGATCAGCCGAAAAATATAAGAAAGCTTTTTTAGTGGTAACAGGAGGATTATTAATTGCTTTTTTAGGATTCATAGGTTTTAGTCAGTTTTTATTAACACCAAAAGAGAGAGCCCAAAAAAGAGAATTAGAAAACTTAAAGTTACACTATGAACTACTTTCAAAAAGAATGGACGAAAGCTCTGGTGTTTTAACTGAATTACAACAAAGAGATAACAACATTTATAGAACATATTTTGAGGCAAGTCCAATTGCTGAAGAACAACGTAGAGCAGGTTTTGGTGGTGTAAATAGATACAAACATCTTGATGGTTTTGATAATAGTAGCATGATTAAAAATGTAACCAAAGAGTTAGATATTTTATCTAAACAAATGGTAGTTCAATCAAAATCGTTAGATGAAATAGTCAATTTAGCTAAAGAAAAAGAAAAGATGCTAGCTTCTATTCCTGCAATACAACCTGTGAAAAATGAAGATTTAAAAAGAATGGCTTCTGGGTATGGTATGCGATTACATCCTATTTTAAAATCTTGGCGTATGCATAATGGAATGGATTTTACGTCACCTACTGGAACACCAATTTTTGCATCAGGAAATGGAAAGGTAATTAAAGCACATAGAAGTTCAACTTTTGGAAAAGTAATTTATATAGATCATGGCTATGGGTATAAAACAATTTATGCTCATATGAGTAAAATGGTGGCTAAGAAAGGACAAAGTGTAAAAAGAGGAGATTTGATAGGGTATGTAGGTAATACAGGACGTTCTGCAGCGCCACACTTACATTATGAAGTTCATAAAAATGGACGACCAGTAAATCCTATTTATTTTTATTATGGCGATTTAACTCCTGAAGAATTTATAGCAATGCAAAAGGCGTCTCAGCAAAAGGGGCAGTCGTATGATTAA
- a CDS encoding MerR family transcriptional regulator, translating to MYVELPEKRYYKIGEVADAFGVNTSLIRFWEKEFDVIKPKKNAKGNRLFTKVDIENFKLIFNLVKERGFTLEGAKQKLKRNPDKVVNNHEIISRLETVKAELIKIKNQL from the coding sequence ATGTACGTAGAGTTACCTGAAAAAAGATACTATAAAATTGGCGAAGTTGCTGATGCTTTCGGAGTAAATACTTCCTTGATCCGTTTTTGGGAAAAAGAGTTTGATGTAATTAAACCTAAAAAAAATGCAAAAGGGAATAGGTTATTTACAAAAGTAGATATTGAAAACTTTAAACTTATTTTTAATTTAGTTAAAGAAAGAGGCTTTACTTTAGAAGGAGCTAAACAAAAGTTAAAGAGAAATCCAGATAAAGTGGTAAACAATCACGAAATAATTAGTAGATTGGAAACTGTAAAAGCAGAATTAATAAAAATCAAAAATCAATTATAA
- a CDS encoding LemA family protein, with product MKKWLVPLIIVGVIAFALYSWAVGFNNTAVEYQENAKTKWSNVESSYQRRNDLIGNLVKTVQGAADFEKSTLTDVINARAKATSVNINAGDLTPEKMAQFQQAQQGLTGALSKLLVSVERYPDIKANKNFLELQSQLEGTENRINVARDRFNESTNIYNKHIKKFPGSILAGIFNFDEMNRYKSDAGSENAPNVDFKF from the coding sequence ATGAAAAAATGGTTAGTACCTTTAATTATTGTAGGTGTAATAGCGTTTGCTTTATATAGTTGGGCTGTAGGATTTAATAATACAGCAGTTGAATACCAGGAGAATGCAAAAACTAAGTGGTCAAATGTAGAAAGTTCTTATCAACGAAGAAATGATTTAATAGGTAATTTAGTAAAAACGGTACAAGGAGCTGCTGATTTTGAAAAATCTACGCTTACCGATGTAATTAATGCCCGTGCTAAGGCTACTTCTGTAAATATAAACGCTGGAGATTTAACTCCAGAAAAGATGGCTCAGTTTCAGCAAGCTCAACAAGGATTAACTGGAGCGTTGTCTAAATTATTAGTGTCAGTTGAACGTTATCCAGATATTAAGGCTAATAAAAACTTTTTAGAATTACAAAGTCAATTAGAAGGTACTGAGAACCGAATTAATGTTGCTCGTGACCGTTTTAATGAAAGCACAAATATTTATAATAAACATATAAAAAAGTTTCCAGGATCAATTTTAGCTGGAATCTTCAATTTTGATGAAATGAATCGTTACAAATCTGATGCAGGTTCTGAAAATGCACCTAATGTAGATTTTAAGTTTTAA
- a CDS encoding TPM domain-containing protein yields MSKVEDFLSVQEEQEIVSAIRQAELNTSGEIRVHIEKSTTLSHYDRALEVFSTLKMYNTKQENAVLIYVAVEDHKFVIYGDKGIDTVVPKNFWDTTKNTMQEQFKKGNFKQGIIDGVLKAGEELKAHFPWQTNDEDELSNEISKG; encoded by the coding sequence ATGTCTAAAGTTGAAGACTTTCTTTCTGTTCAAGAAGAACAAGAAATTGTTTCTGCGATTAGGCAAGCTGAACTAAATACTTCTGGTGAAATTAGAGTACATATTGAAAAGAGCACAACACTTTCTCATTATGATAGAGCACTAGAAGTATTTAGTACTTTAAAAATGTATAATACCAAGCAAGAAAACGCAGTACTTATTTATGTAGCTGTTGAAGATCATAAGTTTGTAATTTATGGTGATAAGGGTATTGATACTGTAGTACCTAAAAACTTTTGGGACACTACTAAAAATACCATGCAGGAGCAATTTAAAAAAGGCAATTTTAAGCAAGGGATTATTGATGGTGTTTTAAAAGCAGGTGAAGAACTAAAAGCACATTTTCCTTGGCAGACTAATGATGAAGATGAGTTGTCTAATGAAATATCAAAAGGCTAA
- a CDS encoding YgcG family protein, whose translation MKLKKTISTLILIFSLFSVFNIFSQGFEIPKKPKKEKDQTSLFDYIGLLTPHEKTTLEQKLIKYSDTTSTQIVVAVINSTKGEEIGYLATNWAHEWGIGQEKVDNGIFILLAKDDKKITIRTGYGTEHLLTDYVSRQIIEYNIIPYFKKGNYYAGLDSGINSIFKVLQGEFKGERKRSKDGFDPSFIIFIIILIIFFIIISRGNRGGRGGGRKYRRSDPARDIFDTIILSNSGRGGFGSGGFGGSSGGGFSGGGFGGGFGGGGFGGGGATGGW comes from the coding sequence ATGAAATTGAAAAAGACCATTTCTACTTTAATCCTTATATTTTCACTATTTAGTGTTTTTAATATCTTTTCTCAAGGTTTTGAAATTCCAAAGAAGCCGAAAAAAGAAAAAGATCAGACGAGTTTATTTGATTATATAGGTTTATTAACTCCGCATGAGAAAACTACATTAGAACAAAAATTAATTAAATATTCAGATACTACTTCTACACAAATAGTAGTTGCTGTTATTAATTCCACGAAAGGTGAAGAAATAGGTTATTTAGCTACAAATTGGGCACATGAATGGGGAATAGGTCAAGAGAAAGTAGATAATGGTATTTTTATATTGTTAGCTAAAGATGATAAAAAAATTACTATTAGAACTGGTTATGGGACTGAGCATTTATTGACTGATTATGTTTCACGTCAAATAATTGAATACAACATTATTCCTTACTTCAAAAAAGGAAATTACTATGCAGGTTTAGATAGTGGAATTAATTCGATATTTAAAGTACTTCAAGGAGAATTTAAAGGAGAAAGAAAGCGATCTAAAGATGGTTTTGACCCGAGTTTTATTATTTTTATAATTATACTTATTATATTCTTTATTATAATATCTCGCGGAAACCGAGGAGGTCGAGGCGGCGGAAGAAAATATAGAAGATCAGATCCAGCTAGAGACATCTTCGATACTATCATACTAAGTAATTCTGGAAGAGGAGGTTTCGGAAGCGGAGGCTTTGGAGGTTCTTCTGGTGGAGGATTTAGTGGCGGCGGTTTCGGAGGAGGCTTCGGAGGCGGAGGCTTTGGCGGAGGTGGTGCTACTGGAGGATGGTAA
- the bla gene encoding subclass B1 metallo-beta-lactamase, translated as MKNYFYRIGVILLFLITVSCKKEIDASNEVYSSETLKLKKLTDNVYVHTTFLDTESWGKVACNGMLVIDNNEAVVFDTPSKNKVAKELITWVENQKKATIKAVIPTHFHVDCLGSLEAFHHKEVPSYASLKTIKLAKEQGTIIPQHGFYNNFELKIGNNKIICEFLGEGHTKDNIIGYYSKDKVLFGGCLVKTLKAKKGNLADANVKEWSNTVNAVKGKYKDAKWVIPGHGNEGDTLLLNYTIALFKE; from the coding sequence ATGAAAAACTACTTCTATAGGATAGGTGTTATACTACTATTTTTAATTACTGTTAGTTGTAAAAAAGAGATTGATGCATCTAACGAAGTTTATTCTTCAGAAACATTAAAATTAAAAAAGCTAACCGATAATGTGTATGTGCATACTACATTTTTAGACACAGAAAGTTGGGGGAAAGTAGCATGTAATGGAATGTTAGTTATAGATAATAATGAAGCAGTGGTTTTTGATACACCATCTAAAAATAAAGTAGCGAAAGAATTAATTACTTGGGTAGAAAACCAAAAAAAAGCTACCATAAAAGCTGTAATACCCACTCATTTTCATGTTGATTGTTTAGGAAGTTTAGAAGCGTTTCATCATAAAGAGGTACCATCATATGCTAGTCTAAAAACGATAAAACTAGCTAAAGAGCAGGGTACTATTATACCACAACATGGTTTTTATAATAATTTTGAATTAAAAATAGGTAATAATAAGATTATTTGTGAGTTTTTAGGAGAAGGTCATACGAAAGATAATATAATTGGGTATTATTCTAAAGATAAGGTATTGTTTGGAGGTTGTTTAGTAAAAACACTAAAGGCTAAAAAAGGGAACTTAGCAGATGCTAATGTTAAAGAGTGGTCAAATACCGTTAATGCAGTAAAAGGTAAATATAAAGATGCTAAATGGGTGATACCAGGGCATGGTAATGAAGGAGATACTTTATTGTTAAATTATACAATAGCGTTATTTAAGGAATAA
- a CDS encoding DUF423 domain-containing protein produces the protein MTQQTILFFGAIFGMLAVIFGAFGAHALKKILTDHQLKSFETGVKYQMYHAIVLLTIGFNFKIPNPLLGWSFIIGVLLFSFSIYGLVLSDAKGKKLRFLGPITPLGGLFLVIGWILLFVEIINL, from the coding sequence ATGACACAACAAACCATTTTATTTTTTGGAGCCATTTTTGGAATGCTAGCAGTTATTTTTGGTGCTTTTGGAGCCCATGCCTTAAAGAAAATTTTAACTGATCATCAATTAAAATCTTTTGAAACAGGAGTAAAATACCAAATGTACCATGCTATTGTTTTACTTACCATTGGTTTTAACTTCAAAATACCAAATCCATTATTAGGATGGAGCTTTATAATTGGAGTTTTACTTTTCTCATTTAGTATTTACGGATTGGTTTTATCAGATGCCAAAGGCAAAAAGCTACGTTTTCTTGGTCCAATTACTCCACTTGGTGGACTATTCTTAGTTATTGGCTGGATCCTTTTATTTGTTGAAATTATTAACCTGTAA